A genomic window from Lycium barbarum isolate Lr01 chromosome 4, ASM1917538v2, whole genome shotgun sequence includes:
- the LOC132637729 gene encoding uncharacterized protein LOC132637729 has translation MGNCMKKESSMQWGGEDWSLPSTVPKTNKDFYCHKTMKVEEDHLHIGEEKENFNSSTSMIKEVIKIKITKKQLSELMGKADVEGLSVHQLLTKLMNVNEGIELHHRSWRPALQSIPEVN, from the coding sequence ATGGGAAATTGTATGAAAAAAGAATCCTCCATGCAATGGGGAGGCGAAGACTGGAGCTTACCCTCCACAGTGCCAAAAACTAACAAGGATTTCTATTGTCATAAGACCATGAAAGTTGAGGAAGATCATCTTCACATCGGAGAAGAAAAGGAAAACTTCAATTCTTCTACGTCCATGATAAAAGAGGTAATAAAGATAAAGATCACGAAGAAGCAATTGTCGGAGTTAATGGGTAAGGCAGACGTAGAAGGCCTATCCGTACATCAACTATTGACAAAGTTGATGAACGTCAATGAAGGGATTGAGTTGCATCATCGGTCATGGAGGCCTGCCTTACAGAGTATTCCTGAAGTCAATTAA
- the LOC132636348 gene encoding uncharacterized protein LOC132636348 — MKPNENFWTHVPSYNCSWYWNNLNKIKLGMQQWYSNDRYTLTANGKYYVNQSYLALLGHGTLVESHELIWSKIVLPKHMFILWLAYHKKLFTKDRTVGMRMQCETADCMLCEQEEIEDAKHVFVDCDWAKAVWSELMQWVEMQLPQMETRVTLSYIKQNEGGSAGCDAWSTGVLQPEDQELEKISRTKCEHQP, encoded by the coding sequence ATGAAACCTAATGAGAATTTTTGGACTCATGTACCATCTTATAACTGTAGTTGGTATTGGAATAATTTAAATAAGATTAAGTTGGGAATGCAGCAGTGGTATAGCAATGATAGATACACTTTAACTGCTAATGGCAAGTACTATGTTAATCAGAGTTATCTAGCATTGCTAGGACATGGGACACTTGTTGAATCACATGAGCTCATATGGAGCAAGATAGTACTGCCAAAGCATATGTTTATCCTATGGTTAGCTTATCACAAGAAATTGTTTACTAAAGATAGGACGGTGGGTATGAGAATGCAATGTGAGACTGCAGATTGTATGTTGTGTGAACAGGAGGAAATAGAAGATGCTAAACACGTATTTGTTGATTGTGACTGGGCAAAAGCAGTCTGGAGTGAACTCATGCAATGGGTGGAGATGCAACTGCCTCAAATGGAGACGAGAGTTACATTGAGCTATATTAAACAGAATGAAGGAGGAAGTGCTGGCTGCGATGCATGGAGCACTGGTGTACTTCAGCCGGAAGACCAGGAATTAGAAAAAATTTCGAGAACTAAATGTGAACACCAGCCATAG